A window of Novosphingobium terrae contains these coding sequences:
- a CDS encoding DUF6931 family protein yields MSEWRSIHLTQARQVAALMGVTKDLPAPEVSVRARYEALKAEDPAQALTFLAHALPRFEAILWAAGMLAQAHGPAPSRKQQTVRAAIRHWVDRQDDAARRAVYDSAQPLARDLPERSLAGAIFYSGGSIAPLDTPPVLPVPGLANRLAALAVIEAAYLSGDATGFIEDALEQAEAVAQHGATAQTMGRNAA; encoded by the coding sequence ATGAGCGAGTGGCGCAGCATCCATCTGACCCAGGCCCGCCAGGTAGCGGCGCTGATGGGGGTGACCAAAGACCTTCCTGCGCCGGAGGTGTCCGTGCGCGCCCGCTATGAGGCGCTGAAGGCCGAAGATCCCGCTCAAGCGCTGACCTTTCTGGCCCATGCCCTGCCTCGCTTCGAGGCGATCCTCTGGGCGGCAGGCATGCTGGCGCAGGCCCATGGCCCTGCCCCATCGCGCAAGCAGCAGACAGTCCGCGCCGCGATCCGCCATTGGGTGGATCGGCAGGACGATGCCGCCCGCCGTGCCGTTTATGACAGCGCCCAGCCTCTGGCCCGCGATCTGCCGGAACGCAGCCTTGCCGGCGCAATCTTCTACAGCGGTGGCTCGATTGCGCCGCTGGATACGCCGCCGGTGCTGCCCGTGCCCGGTCTGGCCAATCGGTTGGCCGCCCTCGCGGTGATCGAGGCGGCCTATCTCAGCGGTGACGCGACCGGCTTTATCGAGGATGCGCTTGAGCAAGCCGAAGCCGTTGCCCAACATGGTGCGACTGCGCAAACCATGGGGCGCAACGCCGCATGA
- the tagH gene encoding type VI secretion system-associated FHA domain protein TagH: MTLRLSIVNASRSTLDNGAPTEFSLDQRGALIGRSPGADWSLPDPRNHISSRHCEIRFEHGHYVLHDTSTNGTFLNDRTDRLTQQHMLQDGDVLNIGHYRIRVTIAQGARPFGSGPATTSHHQSPPPAASGWDSWGTPQPASPSPPFPAADSGWGAPAASKDAGWNPLPPASEGWGAPPPAAPVSSDWGTPTPPASQGWGPPPSSADGWGQAPQSASDGWGSVPVPPPVSSNDSWAPASGAASPSMPEVSSPWASATPAPPQASGWSSAAPDRPPAPAPDDIWGRLAEGNVVDWARGGFGQPIDSNPDPLGLNPQGKDVLGVAPANPFDRSSPWSNTPPAPTGAPVADMHFAMPPVQDDPLPVAVPQAPTPVTPAPPPAPAPDVLIEAFLRAAGVEHLVTQRNPALLERAGKLFHRLVAGLVVMVEARARAKSQMGAQATAFEVDGNNPIKFSRHPEDAITALLNAPARGFLDAGPAIEEAFFDLQSHQLATLRAMQGALRTTLDRFSPSAIRKRAEHRGLLARILPSARDAALWQAYEKEFGGVAQGSDEAFMDMFAKEFRRAYEEQVRERQSQR, encoded by the coding sequence ATGACGCTCCGCCTCAGCATCGTCAATGCGAGCCGCTCGACGCTCGACAATGGCGCGCCCACAGAGTTCAGCCTTGATCAGCGCGGTGCGCTGATCGGCCGCTCGCCCGGCGCTGACTGGAGCCTGCCGGACCCGCGCAACCATATCTCATCGCGCCATTGCGAAATCCGTTTCGAGCATGGCCACTATGTGCTGCATGACACCAGCACCAACGGCACATTCCTAAACGACCGCACTGACCGGCTGACCCAACAGCATATGCTGCAGGACGGCGATGTGCTGAACATCGGCCATTACCGCATCCGGGTGACAATTGCGCAAGGCGCCCGCCCTTTCGGCAGCGGCCCGGCGACCACATCACATCACCAAAGCCCCCCACCAGCAGCGAGCGGATGGGACAGCTGGGGAACGCCGCAGCCTGCTTCCCCCTCGCCGCCCTTTCCGGCAGCGGACAGCGGATGGGGAGCCCCTGCCGCCAGCAAGGATGCTGGCTGGAACCCATTACCCCCGGCATCGGAAGGCTGGGGCGCCCCGCCGCCTGCCGCACCGGTATCATCAGACTGGGGCACGCCGACACCACCTGCTTCTCAGGGGTGGGGACCACCGCCCTCTTCAGCCGATGGCTGGGGGCAGGCACCGCAGAGCGCTTCGGACGGTTGGGGCAGCGTGCCTGTGCCGCCCCCGGTATCGAGCAATGACAGTTGGGCTCCGGCCAGCGGCGCGGCATCGCCCTCCATGCCGGAGGTCTCCTCGCCATGGGCCAGCGCCACGCCTGCGCCTCCGCAGGCCTCGGGCTGGTCCAGCGCCGCGCCTGATCGCCCTCCTGCTCCCGCGCCGGACGATATCTGGGGCCGTCTGGCCGAGGGCAATGTGGTGGACTGGGCGCGCGGCGGCTTTGGCCAGCCCATCGACAGCAATCCCGATCCGCTCGGCCTGAACCCGCAAGGGAAGGACGTGCTGGGCGTCGCGCCCGCCAATCCTTTCGACCGTAGCTCGCCCTGGTCGAACACCCCGCCTGCACCAACGGGCGCTCCGGTGGCGGATATGCATTTCGCCATGCCGCCGGTACAAGACGATCCGTTGCCGGTGGCTGTCCCGCAGGCACCGACTCCGGTCACGCCCGCACCGCCCCCCGCTCCAGCCCCGGATGTGCTGATCGAAGCCTTCCTGCGCGCCGCCGGGGTCGAACATCTGGTGACGCAGCGCAACCCCGCCCTGCTGGAGCGCGCCGGAAAGCTGTTTCATCGTCTGGTCGCGGGCCTTGTGGTGATGGTTGAAGCGCGCGCGCGGGCGAAATCGCAAATGGGCGCTCAGGCCACGGCCTTTGAGGTGGATGGCAACAACCCCATCAAATTCTCGCGCCATCCCGAGGATGCGATCACCGCACTGCTCAATGCCCCGGCGCGCGGCTTTCTGGATGCCGGCCCGGCCATTGAGGAGGCGTTTTTCGACCTCCAGTCGCACCAGCTGGCCACCCTGCGCGCCATGCAAGGCGCCCTGCGCACCACGCTGGACCGCTTCTCCCCCAGTGCCATCCGCAAGCGCGCCGAACATCGCGGCTTGCTCGCCCGCATCCTGCCGTCCGCGCGCGACGCCGCCTTGTGGCAGGCCTATGAGAAGGAATTCGGCGGGGTGGCGCAGGGGTCGGATGAGGCCTTTATGGATATGTTCGCCAAGGAATTCCGCCGCGCCTATGAGGAACAGGTGCGCGAACGCCAGTCACAACGCTAA
- a CDS encoding serine/threonine protein kinase: MSGTPEDDPQKTVFMPISDGTTGLPRGGTNAPPTQFAPRAPQVTIQVGDVLNHIFEVRRFIARGGMGEVFEGVNVTSDERVAIKVILPALAADPDVTGMFRKEARTLTGLRHDALVQYRVLAQEPQLGVLYIVTEYIDGLNLSHELGRIEAGANDLLALLRRLAQGLQAAHRLGAIHRDISPDNVLLEGGRLSQAKIIDFGIAKDISPGSATIVGDGFAGKLNYVAPEQLGDYGRDIGPWTDIYSLGLVVLAIAQGRDVSMGGSLVDAVNKRRAVPDLASVPEPLRLLLTGMLQPDPAKRLRSMDAVLAQVEAIEVKLRPTAVVAPQTGASGLPAGMKWGAAGLALVLVAGAGFWLMRPAGHSGVPVVSGTGSPADLARSTIDSVLPSVGCTWLQITDITPGPRGPNVKLAGVAGNPAAAQNEISQALAQHHIQEASIDFGDVAQITQSGCSALDTYRQVRAPDSHQLTVPQRKFAMRMQPNDPSQTGYPGEKAANIVLQLAIDDPKADFALIGLEPSGLISPEFSGPGTGVLGRDALKKLATETHIVTDRGNDHYQMQLDVNHTGWSGVLLLTGKGPFEKDVIAPPIGQRGPDWTTHFVSEAAARGWQAQMVWFKTVEEGSQ; this comes from the coding sequence AATTTGCGCCGCGTGCCCCGCAAGTCACCATTCAGGTGGGCGATGTGCTCAACCATATCTTCGAGGTGCGGCGCTTTATCGCGCGCGGCGGCATGGGCGAGGTTTTCGAGGGCGTGAATGTCACCAGCGATGAGCGGGTGGCGATCAAGGTGATCCTGCCCGCTCTGGCCGCCGATCCCGATGTGACGGGCATGTTCCGCAAGGAGGCGCGCACGCTGACTGGACTGCGCCATGACGCGCTGGTGCAATATCGCGTGCTGGCGCAGGAGCCGCAGCTGGGCGTGCTCTATATCGTCACGGAGTATATCGACGGGCTGAACCTCTCGCACGAATTGGGACGGATCGAGGCGGGGGCGAATGATCTGCTGGCTCTGCTGCGGCGGCTGGCTCAGGGGTTGCAGGCGGCGCATCGGTTGGGGGCGATCCATCGCGATATCTCGCCGGACAATGTGTTGCTGGAGGGTGGGCGGCTGTCTCAGGCGAAGATCATCGATTTCGGCATCGCCAAGGATATCAGCCCCGGCAGCGCGACCATTGTCGGCGATGGTTTTGCGGGCAAATTGAACTATGTCGCGCCCGAGCAATTGGGGGATTATGGCCGGGATATCGGGCCATGGACCGATATTTACAGCCTTGGTCTGGTGGTGCTGGCCATTGCGCAGGGGCGCGATGTGTCGATGGGCGGATCGCTGGTGGATGCGGTGAACAAACGCCGCGCCGTGCCTGATCTGGCCAGCGTGCCGGAGCCCTTGCGCCTGCTGCTGACCGGCATGCTGCAGCCCGATCCCGCCAAGCGCCTGCGCTCGATGGATGCGGTGCTGGCGCAGGTCGAGGCGATTGAGGTGAAGTTGCGCCCCACTGCTGTGGTGGCGCCGCAAACTGGCGCGTCTGGATTGCCTGCGGGGATGAAATGGGGCGCGGCGGGGTTGGCCTTGGTGCTGGTCGCCGGGGCTGGCTTTTGGCTGATGCGCCCGGCGGGGCATTCCGGGGTGCCGGTGGTTTCGGGAACGGGCAGCCCGGCCGATCTGGCGCGCTCCACCATCGATTCCGTGCTGCCTTCGGTGGGCTGCACATGGTTGCAGATCACCGATATCACGCCCGGGCCACGCGGGCCGAATGTCAAGCTGGCGGGGGTTGCGGGCAATCCGGCGGCGGCGCAGAATGAGATTTCGCAGGCGCTGGCCCAGCACCATATTCAGGAAGCCAGCATCGATTTCGGCGATGTGGCCCAGATCACCCAGTCGGGCTGTTCGGCGCTGGACACCTATCGGCAGGTGCGCGCGCCGGATTCGCATCAGTTGACGGTGCCTCAGCGCAAATTCGCGATGCGGATGCAGCCCAACGATCCGAGCCAGACCGGTTACCCGGGTGAGAAAGCCGCCAACATCGTGCTGCAACTGGCCATCGACGATCCCAAGGCGGATTTCGCGCTGATCGGCCTTGAGCCTTCCGGCTTGATTTCACCTGAATTCTCTGGTCCGGGAACGGGTGTTCTGGGGCGTGATGCTTTGAAAAAGCTAGCCACCGAAACCCATATTGTGACCGATCGCGGCAACGATCATTATCAGATGCAGCTGGATGTGAACCATACCGGTTGGTCGGGTGTGCTGCTGCTGACGGGCAAGGGGCCGTTCGAGAAGGATGTGATCGCCCCGCCCATCGGCCAGCGCGGCCCGGACTGGACGACGCATTTCGTTTCCGAAGCGGCGGCGCGGGGCTGGCAGGCGCAGATGGTCTGGTTCAAGACCGTGGAGGAAGGCAGCCAGTAA